In the genome of Delphinus delphis chromosome 15, mDelDel1.2, whole genome shotgun sequence, one region contains:
- the POR gene encoding NADPH--cytochrome P450 reductase isoform X1 yields MGDSSVEAGATASDTVAEEVSLFSTTDMIMFSLIVGLLTYWFLFRKKKDEVPEFTRIQTTTSSVKDSSFVEKMKKTGRNIVVFYGSQTGTAEEFANRLSKDAHRYGMRGMAADPEEYDLGDLSSLSEIENALAVFCMATYGEGDPTDNAQDFYDWLQETDVDLSGVKYAVFGLGNKTYEHFNAMGKYVDKRLEQLGAQRIFDLGLGDDDGNLEEDFITWREQFWPAVCEHLGVEATGEESSIRQYELVVHTDIDAAKVYVGEMGRLKSYENQKPPFDAKNPFLAVVTTNRKLNQGTERHFMHLELDISDSKIRYESGDHVAVYPANDSALVNQLGEILGADLDVIMSLNNLDDSNKKHPFPCPTSYRTALTYYLDITNPPRTNVLYELAQYASEPSEQEQLRKMASSSGEGKELYLSWVVEARRHILAILQDYSSLRPPIDHLCELLPRLQARYYSIASSSKVHPNSVHICAVAVEYETQSGRVNKGVATSWLRAKEPSGENGHRALVPMFVRKSQFRLPFKATVPVIMVGPGTGVAPFIGFVQERAWLRQQGKEVGETLLYYGCRRSDEDYLYREELAMLHQDGALTQLNVAFSREQPQKVYVQHLLKRDREHLWKLIHDGGAHIYVCGDARNMARDVQNTFYDIVAEQGAMEHAQAVDYVKKLMTKGRYSLDVWS; encoded by the exons ATGGGAGACTCCAGTGTGGAGGCTGGCGCCACCGCATCTGACACGGTGGCTGAAGAAGTGTCCCTTTTCAGCACGACGGACATGATCATGTTTTCCCTCATTGTGGGTCTCCTGACATACTGGTTCCtcttcaggaagaagaaagacgaAGTCCCCGAGTTCACCAGAATTCAGACCAC gaCCTCCTCTGTCAAAGACAGCAGCTTCGTGGAAAAGATGAAGAAGACG GGCAGGAACATCGTCGTGTTCTACGGCTCCCAGACGGGGACCGCCGAGGAGTTTGCCAACCGCTTGTCCAAGGACGCCCATCGCTACGGGATGCGGGGCATGGCGGCAGACCCGGAGGAGTATGACCTG GGCGACCTGAGCAGCCTGTCAGAGATTGAGAACGCCCTGGCAGTGTTCTGCATGGCCACCTACGGCGAGGGGGACCCCACTGACAATGCCCAGGACTTCTATGACTGGCTTCAGGAGACGGACGTGGACCTCTCTGGGGTCAAGTATGCG GTGTTTGGCCTTGGGAACAAGACCTATGAGCACTTCAACGCCATGGGCAAGTATGTGGACAAGCGGCTGGAGCAGCTCGGGGCCCAGCGGATCTTTGATCTGGGGCTGGGCGACGACGACGGGAA CCTGGAGGAGGACTTCATCACGTGGCGAGAGCAGTTCTGGCCGGCCGTGTGCGAGCACTTAGGGGTGGAAGCCACTGGAGAGGAGTCCAG CATTCGCCAGTATGAGCTTGTGGTCCACACAGACATAGACGCGGCCAAGGTGTACGTGGGCGAAATGGGCCGCCTGAAGAGCTATGAGAACCAGAAACC ccccttcGACGCCAAGAACCCCTTCTTGGCTGTCGTCACCACCAACCGGAAGCTGAACCAGGGAACTGAGCGACACTTCATGCACCTGGAATTAGACATCTCAGACTCCAAAATCAG GTATGAATCTGGAGACCACGTGGCTGTTTACCCAGCCAACGACTCTGCCCTGGTCAACCAGCTCGGCGAGATCCTGGGTGCCGACCTGGACGTTATCATGTCCCTGAACAATCTTGACG ACTCCAACAAGAAGCACCCgttcccctgccccacctcctacCGCACGGCCCTCACCTACTACCTGGATATCACCAACCCGCCCCGCACCAACGTGCTCTACGAGCTGGCCCAGTACGCCTCAGAGCCCTCGGAACAGGAGCAGCTGCGCAAGATGGCCTCCTCCTCGGGCGAGGGCAAG GAGCTGTACCTGAGCTGGGTGGTCGAGGCTCGAAGGCACATCCTGGCCATCCTGCAGGACTACTCGTCCCTGCGGCCCCCCATCGACCACTTGTGTGAGCTGCTGCCTCGTCTCCAGGCCCGCTACTACTCCATCGCCTCGTCCTCCAAG GTCCACCCCAACTCCGTGCACATCTGTGCGGTGGCTGTGGAGTATGAAACCCAGTCTGGCCGCGTTAACAAGGGCGTGGCCACCAGCTGGCTGCGGGCCAAGGAGCCCTCCGGGGagaacggccacagggccctggtGCCCATGTTCGTGCGCAAGTCCCAGTTCCGCCTGCCCTTCAAGGCCACCGTACCTGTCATCATGGTGGGCCCCGGCACCGGGGTTGCCCCCTTCATAGGCTTCGTCCAGGAGCGGGCCTGGCTGAGGCAGCAGG GCAAGGAGGTGGGGGAGACGCTGCTCTACTACGGCTGCCGCCGCTCTGACGAGGACTACCTGTACCGCGAGGAGCTGGCCATGCTCCACCAGGACGGCGCCCTCACCCAGCTCAACGTGGCCTTCTCCCGGGAGCAGCCCCAGAAG gtctaCGTGCAGCACTTGCTGAAGAGGGACAGGGAGCACCTCTGGAAGCTGATCCACGACGGGGGCGCCCACATCTACGTCTGTGG GGACGCTCGGAACATGGCGAGGGACGTGCAGAACACCTTCTACGACATCGTGGCCGAGCAGGGGGCCATGGAGCACGCCCAGGCCGTGGACTATGTCAAGAAGCTGATGACCAAGGGCCGGTACTCCCTGGACGTGTGGAGCTAG
- the POR gene encoding NADPH--cytochrome P450 reductase isoform X2: protein MGDSSVEAGATASDTVAEEVSLFSTTDMIMFSLIVGLLTYWFLFRKKKDEVPEFTRIQTTTSSVKDSSFVEKMKKTGRNIVVFYGSQTGTAEEFANRLSKDAHRYGMRGMAADPEEYDLGDLSSLSEIENALAVFCMATYGEGDPTDNAQDFYDWLQETDVDLSGVKYAVFGLGNKTYEHFNAMGKYVDKRLEQLGAQRIFDLGLGDDDGNLEEDFITWREQFWPAVCEHLGVEATGEESSIRQYELVVHTDIDAAKVYVGEMGRLKSYENQKPPFDAKNPFLAVVTTNRKLNQGTERHFMHLELDISDSKIRYESGDHVAVYPANDSALVNQLGEILGADLDVIMSLNNLDEDSNKKHPFPCPTSYRTALTYYLDITNPPRTNVLYELAQYASEPSEQEQLRKMASSSGEGKELYLSWVVEARRHILAILQDYSSLRPPIDHLCELLPRLQARYYSIASSSKVHPNSVHICAVAVEYETQSGRVNKGVATSWLRAKEPSGENGHRALVPMFVRKSQFRLPFKATVPVIMVGPGTGVAPFIGFVQERAWLRQQGKEVGETLLYYGCRRSDEDYLYREELAMLHQDGALTQLNVAFSREQPQKVYVQHLLKRDREHLWKLIHDGGAHIYVCGDARNMARDVQNTFYDIVAEQGAMEHAQAVDYVKKLMTKGRYSLDVWS, encoded by the exons ATGGGAGACTCCAGTGTGGAGGCTGGCGCCACCGCATCTGACACGGTGGCTGAAGAAGTGTCCCTTTTCAGCACGACGGACATGATCATGTTTTCCCTCATTGTGGGTCTCCTGACATACTGGTTCCtcttcaggaagaagaaagacgaAGTCCCCGAGTTCACCAGAATTCAGACCAC gaCCTCCTCTGTCAAAGACAGCAGCTTCGTGGAAAAGATGAAGAAGACG GGCAGGAACATCGTCGTGTTCTACGGCTCCCAGACGGGGACCGCCGAGGAGTTTGCCAACCGCTTGTCCAAGGACGCCCATCGCTACGGGATGCGGGGCATGGCGGCAGACCCGGAGGAGTATGACCTG GGCGACCTGAGCAGCCTGTCAGAGATTGAGAACGCCCTGGCAGTGTTCTGCATGGCCACCTACGGCGAGGGGGACCCCACTGACAATGCCCAGGACTTCTATGACTGGCTTCAGGAGACGGACGTGGACCTCTCTGGGGTCAAGTATGCG GTGTTTGGCCTTGGGAACAAGACCTATGAGCACTTCAACGCCATGGGCAAGTATGTGGACAAGCGGCTGGAGCAGCTCGGGGCCCAGCGGATCTTTGATCTGGGGCTGGGCGACGACGACGGGAA CCTGGAGGAGGACTTCATCACGTGGCGAGAGCAGTTCTGGCCGGCCGTGTGCGAGCACTTAGGGGTGGAAGCCACTGGAGAGGAGTCCAG CATTCGCCAGTATGAGCTTGTGGTCCACACAGACATAGACGCGGCCAAGGTGTACGTGGGCGAAATGGGCCGCCTGAAGAGCTATGAGAACCAGAAACC ccccttcGACGCCAAGAACCCCTTCTTGGCTGTCGTCACCACCAACCGGAAGCTGAACCAGGGAACTGAGCGACACTTCATGCACCTGGAATTAGACATCTCAGACTCCAAAATCAG GTATGAATCTGGAGACCACGTGGCTGTTTACCCAGCCAACGACTCTGCCCTGGTCAACCAGCTCGGCGAGATCCTGGGTGCCGACCTGGACGTTATCATGTCCCTGAACAATCTTGACG AAGACTCCAACAAGAAGCACCCgttcccctgccccacctcctacCGCACGGCCCTCACCTACTACCTGGATATCACCAACCCGCCCCGCACCAACGTGCTCTACGAGCTGGCCCAGTACGCCTCAGAGCCCTCGGAACAGGAGCAGCTGCGCAAGATGGCCTCCTCCTCGGGCGAGGGCAAG GAGCTGTACCTGAGCTGGGTGGTCGAGGCTCGAAGGCACATCCTGGCCATCCTGCAGGACTACTCGTCCCTGCGGCCCCCCATCGACCACTTGTGTGAGCTGCTGCCTCGTCTCCAGGCCCGCTACTACTCCATCGCCTCGTCCTCCAAG GTCCACCCCAACTCCGTGCACATCTGTGCGGTGGCTGTGGAGTATGAAACCCAGTCTGGCCGCGTTAACAAGGGCGTGGCCACCAGCTGGCTGCGGGCCAAGGAGCCCTCCGGGGagaacggccacagggccctggtGCCCATGTTCGTGCGCAAGTCCCAGTTCCGCCTGCCCTTCAAGGCCACCGTACCTGTCATCATGGTGGGCCCCGGCACCGGGGTTGCCCCCTTCATAGGCTTCGTCCAGGAGCGGGCCTGGCTGAGGCAGCAGG GCAAGGAGGTGGGGGAGACGCTGCTCTACTACGGCTGCCGCCGCTCTGACGAGGACTACCTGTACCGCGAGGAGCTGGCCATGCTCCACCAGGACGGCGCCCTCACCCAGCTCAACGTGGCCTTCTCCCGGGAGCAGCCCCAGAAG gtctaCGTGCAGCACTTGCTGAAGAGGGACAGGGAGCACCTCTGGAAGCTGATCCACGACGGGGGCGCCCACATCTACGTCTGTGG GGACGCTCGGAACATGGCGAGGGACGTGCAGAACACCTTCTACGACATCGTGGCCGAGCAGGGGGCCATGGAGCACGCCCAGGCCGTGGACTATGTCAAGAAGCTGATGACCAAGGGCCGGTACTCCCTGGACGTGTGGAGCTAG